The following are encoded in a window of Prochlorococcus marinus CUG1417 genomic DNA:
- a CDS encoding MgPME-cyclase complex family protein has protein sequence MTTYFFIAASEKFLTVEEPLEEILKERERNYKENKKEIDFWLLKNPSFLQTRQFVDLKSKIPSPPAAVISTDKKFITFLKLRLEFVAVGEFECPNAEITDPFKVG, from the coding sequence ATGACAACATATTTTTTCATTGCTGCAAGTGAAAAGTTTTTAACAGTGGAAGAGCCACTTGAAGAAATTTTGAAAGAGAGGGAACGAAACTATAAAGAAAACAAAAAAGAAATAGATTTCTGGCTTTTAAAAAATCCATCTTTTTTACAAACAAGACAATTTGTCGATCTAAAATCAAAGATTCCATCACCTCCGGCAGCTGTTATATCGACAGATAAAAAATTTATTACCTTCTTGAAGCTTCGTTTAGAGTTTGTTGCTGTTGGGGAATTCGAATGTCCTAATGCAGAAATAACTGATCCATTTAAAGTTGGGTAA